Proteins co-encoded in one endosymbiont 'TC1' of Trimyema compressum genomic window:
- a CDS encoding ATP-binding cassette domain-containing protein, with translation MGCVTKGSITIDGQNIKDISPDGLTIQMSVVFQDVYLLNNSIGENIKVGKPNATMEEVISAAKSAQCHDFIMALPDGYDALVGESGSTLSGGEKQRISIARALIKNAPIVLLDETTSSLDADNELEINKALDISMKDKTVIVIAP, from the coding sequence TTACAATTGATGGTCAGAATATAAAAGATATTTCTCCAGATGGACTAACCATTCAAATGTCAGTTGTTTTTCAAGATGTATATTTATTAAATAACAGTATTGGAGAAAATATCAAAGTAGGAAAACCGAATGCTACAATGGAAGAAGTTATTTCAGCTGCTAAATCTGCTCAATGTCATGATTTTATAATGGCGCTCCCAGATGGGTATGATGCCTTAGTTGGTGAAAGTGGCAGTACATTATCCGGTGGAGAAAAGCAGCGTATTTCAATTGCAAGAGCATTAATAAAAAATGCACCAATTGTTTTGTTAGATGAGACCACCTCTAGTTTAGATGCTGATAATGAATTGGAAATAAATAAAGCCTTAGATATTTCAATGAAAGATAAAACTGTAATTGTAATTGCCCCATAG
- a CDS encoding oleate hydratase has translation MYRSNGNYEAFARPKKPDNVDNKKAYLVGSGLASLSAAAFLVRDGQMEGKNIHIFEELSIAGGSLDGILNPTRGFIIRGGREMENHFECLWDLFRSVPSLELENASVLDEFYWLNKKDPNYSKCRVIEHRGQRIPTDGQFTLSDDSAQEMVKLFLTAESELQDNKITDVFSSEFFKSNFWTYWSTMFAFEKWHSAIEMRRYIMRFIHHVNGLPDLSALKFTKYNQYESLVLPLVKYLESFGVTIQYDTAVKNVIVERNGNNLLAKQMLLEVKGKEKVLDLSENDLVFVTNGSITESTTFGDNNHSAPVSKDLGGSWQLWKNLAKQDDALGHPEKFCDNLPEESWFVSATLTTLDDKVAPYIEKISKRDPYAGNVVTGGIVTVRDSNWMLSYTLNRQPHFKAQPKNELTVWIYGLLSNKPGNYIKKSITACTGIEIAQEWLYHMGVPEALIDDLATNSCNTVPCYMPYVTSYFMARKDGDRPLVIPEGSKNLAFIGNFSETERDTVFTIEYSVRTAMEAVYTLLNVDRGVPEVFASAFDIRVLLKSSARLLDGKKLKDIKVPWIVKKMEKRGLEKIKGTLILEMLKDADLI, from the coding sequence GTGTATAGAAGTAATGGAAACTATGAAGCTTTTGCACGTCCTAAAAAACCGGATAATGTTGATAATAAAAAAGCTTATTTAGTTGGTTCGGGTTTAGCCTCTTTATCAGCAGCAGCCTTTCTAGTACGTGATGGGCAAATGGAAGGAAAAAATATTCATATTTTTGAAGAACTTTCAATAGCTGGAGGAAGTTTAGACGGTATTTTAAATCCTACAAGAGGATTTATTATTCGCGGTGGAAGAGAAATGGAAAATCATTTTGAATGTCTCTGGGATTTATTCCGTTCAGTACCTTCTCTAGAATTAGAAAATGCATCTGTTTTAGATGAATTTTATTGGCTTAATAAAAAAGACCCTAACTACTCAAAATGCCGCGTAATAGAACATCGGGGACAACGAATCCCAACTGATGGACAATTTACACTATCTGATGACTCAGCCCAGGAAATGGTTAAACTCTTTTTAACAGCAGAATCAGAATTACAGGACAATAAAATTACCGATGTATTTTCAAGTGAATTTTTCAAATCAAATTTTTGGACTTATTGGTCAACTATGTTTGCTTTTGAGAAGTGGCATTCTGCTATCGAAATGCGTCGCTATATTATGCGCTTTATTCATCATGTTAATGGATTGCCAGATTTATCTGCTTTAAAGTTTACAAAGTACAATCAATATGAATCTTTAGTATTGCCTCTTGTAAAATACCTTGAATCATTTGGTGTTACAATCCAATATGATACTGCAGTTAAAAATGTTATAGTTGAAAGAAATGGAAATAATTTACTGGCAAAACAAATGCTCTTAGAAGTAAAGGGGAAAGAAAAAGTATTAGATTTAAGTGAAAATGACCTTGTTTTTGTAACCAATGGTAGCATTACTGAAAGTACAACCTTTGGAGATAATAACCACTCAGCCCCTGTATCTAAGGACTTAGGCGGTAGCTGGCAATTATGGAAGAACCTAGCTAAACAAGATGATGCTCTAGGTCATCCAGAGAAATTCTGTGATAATCTGCCAGAAGAAAGTTGGTTTGTATCAGCAACATTAACAACACTTGATGATAAAGTAGCCCCATATATTGAAAAAATAAGTAAACGTGATCCATATGCTGGCAATGTTGTTACCGGTGGTATTGTAACAGTAAGAGATTCCAATTGGATGTTAAGCTATACCTTAAATCGCCAACCACACTTTAAAGCACAACCAAAAAATGAACTTACTGTTTGGATATATGGTTTGTTATCTAACAAGCCAGGTAACTATATTAAGAAAAGCATTACTGCTTGTACCGGTATTGAAATAGCTCAAGAATGGCTCTATCATATGGGAGTGCCTGAAGCTCTAATTGATGATTTAGCGACAAACTCCTGTAACACAGTGCCTTGCTATATGCCTTATGTAACATCCTATTTTATGGCGAGAAAAGATGGCGATCGTCCACTAGTTATTCCTGAAGGCTCTAAAAACCTAGCCTTTATTGGTAACTTTAGTGAAACTGAAAGAGATACTGTATTTACAATTGAATACTCTGTTCGTACCGCTATGGAAGCAGTTTACACACTCCTTAATGTAGACCGTGGCGTACCTGAAGTATTTGCTTCTGCTTTCGATATAAGAGTCCTCCTGAAATCATCTGCACGCTTATTGGATGGTAAAAAATTAAAGGATATTAAAGTACCTTGGATAGTCAAAAAAATGGAAAAACGCGGATTAGAAAAAATCAAGGGAACTCTGATTTTAGAAATGTTAAAAGATGCTGATTTAATTTAA